From the Candidatus Nomurabacteria bacterium genome, one window contains:
- a CDS encoding NUDIX hydrolase, translating into MISLKIEDIPDFNPKFAVAGTFLFVREKILLLQRAAHKPQGETWGVPAGKINHLEDRQAGARRELLEETGISLWPHLFEHKHTFYVRNEKKQYDFIYEVFIVRMCTKPAVNINIEEHVDYEWKTPSDALLVNLMDDESEVIKHAFNI; encoded by the coding sequence ATGATCTCATTAAAAATTGAAGACATACCAGACTTTAACCCAAAATTTGCCGTTGCCGGCACTTTTCTTTTTGTAAGAGAGAAGATTCTCCTGTTACAGAGAGCAGCTCATAAACCGCAAGGTGAAACATGGGGAGTTCCGGCAGGTAAGATAAATCACCTTGAAGATCGTCAGGCAGGCGCAAGACGTGAACTTCTTGAAGAGACCGGTATAAGCTTATGGCCACATCTATTCGAACATAAGCACACTTTCTATGTAAGAAATGAAAAGAAACAATATGATTTCATTTATGAAGTTTTTATTGTTAGGATGTGCACCAAGCCTGCCGTAAATATCAACATCGAAGAACATGTTGATTATGAATGGAAGACTCCATCAGATGCACTTCTTGTGAATTTGATGGACGATGAATCTGAGGTCATAAAGCACGCATTCAATATCTAA
- the infA gene encoding translation initiation factor IF-1: MSDKKEISRIASVQEALPSTLFRVAFEDGEVILAYLSGKMRMHRIKVMIGDRVEVVIDPYGGKGRIVKRL; encoded by the coding sequence ATGAGTGATAAAAAAGAAATTTCACGAATTGCTTCCGTCCAGGAAGCATTACCAAGTACTCTTTTTAGAGTTGCCTTTGAAGACGGTGAAGTTATTCTAGCTTACTTGTCAGGTAAAATGCGCATGCACCGTATAAAGGTTATGATCGGCGACAGAGTAGAGGTTGTGATAGACCCATACGGTGGAAAAGGACGTATTGTCAAAAGACTTTAA
- the rpmJ gene encoding 50S ribosomal protein L36, whose translation MKIRARVKKMCDKCKLVKRKGHLRVICDNPKHKQKQ comes from the coding sequence ATGAAAATCAGAGCAAGAGTAAAAAAGATGTGCGATAAATGCAAACTTGTTAAGCGCAAGGGTCATCTTCGCGTTATCTGTGATAATCCAAAGCATAAACAAAAACAATAA
- the rpsM gene encoding 30S ribosomal protein S13 has product MRILGITIPNEKRIEIGLTSLYGIGLTRSRKVLDEVKVPYNKKASELTPEEENQIRKLIEDYKIEGNLKREIASNIKRLKDIKAYRGVRHMRKLPVRGQRTKTNSRTVRGNVRKTMASGRRKLEKT; this is encoded by the coding sequence ATGAGAATACTAGGTATAACAATTCCAAACGAAAAGCGCATTGAGATAGGTCTTACATCCCTTTATGGTATTGGACTAACTAGATCAAGAAAGGTTCTTGATGAAGTTAAGGTCCCTTACAACAAAAAGGCAAGTGAACTTACTCCTGAAGAAGAAAATCAAATCCGTAAGCTTATCGAAGACTACAAGATCGAAGGAAATCTAAAGCGTGAAATTGCATCAAACATCAAACGCTTAAAAGATATCAAGGCTTACCGAGGAGTTCGCCACATGCGCAAACTTCCAGTACGGGGACAGAGAACAAAAACAAACTCTAGAACTGTTCGAGGAAACGTTCGAAAGACAATGGCAAGTGGACGCCGAAAACTTGAAAAGACTTAA
- the rpsK gene encoding 30S ribosomal protein S11 → MHVDATFNNTKIVISDKAGNTLFWSSAGAMGFKGAKKGTPFAASKVGEILADKAGALGIKEFDVIIRGVGSGRESAIRTFMARGFDLTGIRDMTPVPHNGPKPKKPRRV, encoded by the coding sequence ATGCACGTAGACGCTACTTTCAACAATACAAAGATAGTAATATCTGACAAAGCTGGTAATACACTTTTCTGGTCTTCAGCAGGAGCTATGGGATTCAAAGGTGCAAAGAAGGGAACTCCTTTCGCTGCTTCAAAAGTAGGTGAAATATTGGCTGACAAAGCTGGTGCACTAGGTATAAAAGAATTTGATGTAATTATCAGAGGTGTTGGTTCAGGTCGTGAGAGTGCTATTCGTACATTCATGGCAAGAGGATTTGATCTTACAGGTATTCGCGATATGACTCCTGTCCCACACAATGGTCCAAAACCAAAAAAACCACGAAGAGTTTAA
- the rpsD gene encoding 30S ribosomal protein S4 — protein sequence MITGPKYKMCRRLGSGVFEKCQTQKYTLSEGRKSTSGKRPKQLSGYGEQLLEKQRIRFSYGVSEKQFKNYVKYASSIKGANASEKLYESLEARLDNITYRLGLAHTRNLSRQMVSHGHILVNGKRTTVPSFKVKIGDVITIREGSKKSVLFAELEKKQKTYSMPNWLSFDTARMEGKVIGVPKNADAFLNFNAVLEFYSR from the coding sequence ATGATTACAGGTCCAAAATATAAAATGTGTCGAAGATTGGGTTCAGGTGTTTTTGAAAAATGCCAAACTCAAAAATACACTCTCTCTGAGGGTCGTAAATCTACATCTGGAAAAAGACCAAAACAACTTTCTGGATATGGAGAACAACTTCTAGAAAAGCAACGCATTCGCTTCAGTTATGGAGTTAGTGAAAAGCAATTTAAAAACTACGTTAAATACGCTAGTTCTATTAAGGGTGCAAACGCATCAGAAAAGCTATACGAATCTCTAGAAGCTCGTCTCGACAACATAACTTACAGACTTGGACTTGCTCATACACGAAATCTTTCACGACAGATGGTTTCCCATGGCCACATACTGGTAAACGGCAAACGCACAACAGTGCCTTCATTTAAAGTTAAGATTGGTGATGTTATTACAATACGCGAAGGGTCGAAAAAAAGCGTTTTGTTCGCAGAATTAGAGAAGAAGCAAAAAACTTATTCTATGCCAAACTGGTTGTCTTTTGACACAGCTCGCATGGAAGGCAAGGTTATCGGTGTTCCAAAAAATGCAGATGCGTTCCTCAATTTTAATGCAGTGCTTGAGTTTTATAGTCGTTAA
- a CDS encoding DNA-directed RNA polymerase subunit alpha: MLDHSIMLPSKPRVVSEDATKGVYEIDNLYPGYGHTLGNSLRRIILSSLPGAALTSISIDGISHEFSTIEGVKEDVIMIILALKKVRFKVSSDEPQQVTLKVKGPKVVTAGDIVCPGQVEVINTDEYITEITGKGKELSITMNIETGLGFVQKDMHQKSKTDIGTIALDALFSPIRRVAYEVENMRVGDKTNHNRLRMIIETDGSVDPREALKRSIEIMITQLKAIFDFKFDDEAKPAIKEESADASVEESEGEKDSGEDMSDILKTRIDTLELSTRTLNALNSANIRTVGGIARKKKEDLLELEGIGEKGIQEIRRMLSNFGITLK, encoded by the coding sequence ATGTTAGATCATTCAATTATGTTACCTTCAAAGCCTCGTGTTGTTTCAGAAGATGCAACTAAAGGTGTTTATGAAATCGACAATCTATATCCAGGCTACGGACACACACTCGGCAACTCTCTACGCCGCATAATCCTTTCTTCTCTACCAGGTGCAGCACTTACATCAATATCTATTGATGGTATTTCACATGAGTTTTCTACAATCGAAGGAGTAAAAGAGGATGTTATTATGATAATCCTTGCTCTTAAAAAAGTTCGTTTTAAAGTTAGTAGTGATGAACCTCAACAAGTAACACTAAAGGTTAAAGGACCAAAGGTTGTTACTGCTGGAGACATAGTATGTCCTGGACAAGTTGAAGTTATAAATACTGATGAATACATAACAGAAATCACAGGCAAAGGTAAAGAACTTTCAATAACTATGAACATCGAAACTGGTCTTGGTTTCGTGCAAAAAGATATGCACCAAAAGTCAAAGACAGATATCGGTACAATCGCTCTAGATGCACTATTTTCACCAATCCGCCGCGTAGCTTATGAAGTTGAAAACATGCGCGTGGGTGACAAAACAAACCACAATCGTCTACGTATGATCATAGAGACTGATGGTAGTGTTGATCCTCGTGAAGCTCTAAAGAGATCTATCGAAATCATGATCACTCAGCTCAAAGCTATTTTTGATTTCAAATTCGACGATGAAGCAAAGCCTGCTATCAAAGAGGAGTCTGCTGATGCATCTGTAGAAGAATCTGAAGGAGAAAAAGATTCAGGAGAAGATATGTCAGACATCCTAAAAACTCGTATTGATACTCTAGAGCTTTCTACTCGAACACTAAACGCTCTAAATTCTGCAAACATCCGAACAGTTGGAGGTATTGCTCGCAAGAAAAAAGAGGATTTACTCGAGCTTGAAGGTATCGGAGAGAAGGGTATTCAGGAAATCCGTCGTATGTTATCAAATTTTGGCATTACCCTAAAATAA
- the rplQ gene encoding 50S ribosomal protein L17 — protein MRHANNVRKFGRTANARRALLKSLALSLIKHEQITTTEAKAKELRPYIEKLITRAQKGDLATRRAIVARLMNRKTETKKLFDEIAPKYAKRKGGYTRVLKLPQRKGDASKMAIIEFV, from the coding sequence ATGAGACACGCAAACAACGTAAGAAAATTTGGCAGAACAGCAAACGCAAGAAGAGCACTTCTAAAGAGTCTTGCTCTTTCGCTTATCAAACACGAGCAAATCACAACAACTGAGGCAAAGGCAAAAGAATTGCGTCCTTATATCGAAAAGCTAATTACTCGTGCACAAAAAGGTGATCTAGCTACACGCCGTGCAATCGTTGCTCGTCTTATGAATAGAAAAACTGAGACAAAAAAGCTTTTTGATGAGATCGCTCCAAAGTATGCAAAGAGAAAAGGTGGATACACACGTGTGTTGAAACTTCCTCAGAGAAAAGGCGATGCAAGTAAAATGGCTATTATTGAATTTGTATAA
- a CDS encoding uL13 family ribosomal protein, which yields MEYTLDAKGITVGRTATKAATILMGKNKPGSKKNVIAENKVTIINASQAKISAKKARETVLERYTGYPSGLILQNIDEVVSKKGHSELFKLAVYGMLPGNKLRDKIMKNLVITE from the coding sequence ATGGAATACACACTTGATGCAAAAGGAATAACAGTAGGAAGAACTGCAACAAAAGCAGCGACTATTTTGATGGGCAAAAACAAGCCAGGAAGCAAGAAAAACGTTATAGCAGAAAACAAGGTTACAATCATAAATGCTTCACAGGCAAAGATAAGTGCAAAGAAAGCTCGCGAAACAGTACTTGAGCGTTACACTGGATATCCTAGTGGTCTTATACTACAAAATATTGATGAGGTTGTTTCAAAGAAGGGGCATTCAGAACTTTTCAAACTTGCAGTTTACGGAATGCTTCCAGGTAACAAACTTCGCGATAAGATTATGAAAAATCTAGTAATCACAGAATAA
- the rpsI gene encoding 30S ribosomal protein S9, with protein MSEKTTTKRYIETIGRRKTASARVRLTPSSKLSIEVNGKEHSAYFPTDSHRAIVIDPFVKGKIDSKFTITALVTGGGIHAQAEAIRHGIARAIVELDENEHTNIKKLGFLKRDPRAKERRKFGLKKARKAPQWSKR; from the coding sequence ATGTCAGAAAAAACTACAACAAAAAGATATATTGAAACAATCGGACGTCGAAAGACAGCAAGTGCTCGCGTAAGACTTACTCCAAGTTCAAAGCTTTCAATAGAAGTAAATGGAAAAGAGCATTCAGCATATTTCCCTACAGACTCACACAGAGCAATAGTTATCGATCCTTTTGTAAAAGGCAAGATTGATTCAAAGTTTACAATCACAGCTCTCGTAACTGGAGGAGGAATCCACGCTCAAGCTGAAGCAATCCGTCACGGTATCGCTCGTGCGATCGTAGAGCTCGATGAAAATGAACACACAAATATCAAAAAACTTGGTTTCCTAAAACGTGATCCTAGAGCAAAAGAGCGCCGCAAGTTCGGTCTCAAGAAAGCTCGTAAGGCTCCACAATGGAGTAAACGTTAA
- a CDS encoding nucleotide exchange factor GrpE: MKDEEDKKIDETVVEDADTETDEDVVEFVFNDDGEEDIKATLKKLRKDLKEAQKEKTEYLTNWQRERADFTNYKKDEQERRESTLAYARENFAEELLPVLDAYDMAFSNREAWEKVDKNWRIGVEYIHAQLLKVLADNGVNPIKVSVGDKVDPKLHEAVENISTDDEAQDHSIAEVTQSGYIIGERVLRAARVKVFEFKK; this comes from the coding sequence ATGAAAGACGAAGAAGACAAAAAAATAGATGAGACTGTGGTGGAGGATGCTGACACAGAAACTGACGAGGATGTAGTGGAATTTGTTTTCAATGATGATGGAGAAGAAGATATAAAAGCCACTTTAAAAAAGCTTAGAAAAGACTTAAAAGAAGCTCAAAAAGAAAAGACAGAGTATCTTACAAACTGGCAGAGAGAGCGCGCAGATTTTACAAACTACAAAAAAGATGAACAAGAAAGACGTGAGAGTACACTCGCTTATGCTCGGGAGAATTTTGCCGAAGAACTTCTACCAGTACTAGACGCATACGATATGGCTTTTTCAAACCGTGAGGCATGGGAGAAGGTAGATAAAAACTGGCGTATAGGTGTGGAATATATCCACGCACAGCTTTTGAAAGTTCTTGCTGACAACGGTGTGAATCCTATAAAGGTTTCTGTGGGGGACAAAGTTGACCCAAAACTTCATGAGGCAGTTGAAAATATTTCTACCGATGATGAAGCACAAGACCACTCTATAGCCGAAGTTACTCAGTCCGGATACATAATAGGCGAGCGAGTACTCAGAGCAGCGAGAGTAAAAGTGTTTGAATTCAAAAAATAA